GATAGATGTTTATTTAGATGAACCAACaatagatgatgatgaagacagTGAAGATTTTGATGTGCTCAAATATTGGAAgactaatgaaaaaaaatttgtcaTATTGTCTATAATGGCTCGAGATGTGTTTAGTATTCCCATTACTACAGTGGCATCAGAGTCAGCTTTTAGCAAAGGTGGGCGTGTACTTTCGAAATATAGAAGCTCCATTCTTCCTGGGCACGTGCAAATGTTGATTTGTACTCAAAATTGGCTATATGGATTTTCTGAAAATCCTAGCGGTGAgtgtatatgttattatttttaaaattactttacattaaattattaattatagacTAGTTGTTTGATTGTATTTCAATTGCTTGTGATAGATGAAATTGTTGAAGATATTTTTGGTCATGAGAGAAGTGATGAGTCTAAACTTTTAGAAGATGTTGAAAGTCTTCAACATTGAATAAAGGATGTTTCATTTGACTTTGTCTCAGGTACTTCCCTTTCACTCATTTCCTTTTCTCCATATTGTCACTGTTTTGGGCTTTCCAGAATCAATGGGTCACTCTATGATTAATTGCGTTTGATTGTTTTCGAAGTGAGAATGGTTTGGGCGGGTTTTGGCTCTATGATATCCCAGCATTTGGTGTATTATTCAGATTCTATGGctaatgcaaatatttatattttatgatgcCCTCATAAAAATCTctaaagaagttgaaaatgcaaaagaataaaattgaaagtttACTTGCATGGATGTGAATATTATTGTGGCGTTGCAGTGCACATACTTCTTAATGGTACTTTATTGATTGAGTTTCTATTagctatttttaataaactacaATTCATCTGTCATTGCATGATTTGGTTATTGTGATTACTTGTAGCGAAATCTACATGCAAGTTTTATTATAGATTTGATTTGCTTCATTTCTATACATGCAAAACTGTGATGGAGTGGAACAAACATCAGGCAAAGGTGAAAGTTTTATCTTTTGGTCAAAACAGGTTTTATCTTTTGGGCAAAGGTTTAACATTCATGATGATGCAGTGTAATAAAAACGCTGCCATTATTGTATTTTgcttaattttactattttattcttatgtttatatttactattatttttgtgtttgcaGCATTAAGGTTTTTTCAATGGGTTCTTTTGTTGGGTTGGTGATTCTTCTCCCTGTCAATTATGGTGTCCAGGAGGTTCAAAATGGAAGTTACTTTTCAATGAATTCTTTCACAGTATCTAATGTTCAAATAGGTGAGATTGTTTTAGAAGATTCTTTCACAGTatctttcaataattttatgtttccgtatataaaattttgtaaaaaggaaaaCCCATGGACTAGCCCTGACCCATAGGGCTTTAGGGGCTTTTAGCCCTGTGGGCTTTTTTAGTGAATGATTGTTTTTGGCCCTGTGGgcttttttggccccaaccTACATGGGCTAGGACCAAATCTTATTAAAAGGGCTTACTTAACAGTTCCAATTATAaggttattttataataaaatactcggtctcattattttaatacacttatCTACTCTAATACTTCATTTTCTAGGTTTTGACACATATTCCTTTTATCAGGACTTAGTTATAATTTGAACATTTATAAAGTGACTGGATTGCACTGACATTCTGTTCATGTAACATTACTTAAAGAATTAATTCAATCAAGATTTTTGGATGTTCTTTGCTTACTTTCATTCACTGAAATCATCGAAGGACACTGGCCTGTCCTCTGTGCTTGTGTCTGTAATGTTGCATTCATACAATGAAATGCTAGCTAATTGTGTCATACGTCATGATTTGCGCCAGCAATTTGAATTTCTGAGATTCAGAATCGAATTCACTATATTCATTgcaaattaattgaaatttttactaCTGAGTGCAAAAAAATCAATCCACTTTATGTCCTTTATGTGAGATGATTTCTAGTTAcctacattttttaatttccaATGAACCTCTTTGCAGCACTTGTTTTGATGGGCAACTTGCGGTTGAAGCTCCATGATGTGTGCAATGCAGTTGGGAGATATTTTGCAATACATTGTTAAACTCAATTTTTGCAACATCAAAAACAACTAAACAATTATACACATCCCTTAGCCCATGTTTCATGCACGGTCAAGTTTGGTTTTTCTTGTACCAGTTTTTTTTCGTGGgtgcgtgtgtgtgtttgtgctCACCAGTTTTCCAAATTGCAATCTCTGGCTTCTCCACAAATCCACTTGCAAAATGACCACTTTTCGAAAGGCAAAAAAACAATTTGCCACCTTGTGTTCAAGAGGGCACGTAAGAGAGGCTTTTGAAAGCTTTGTATCAAAGATATGGGCAGAACCCCGTTTGTTCTCAAACCTCCTCCAAGCGTGCATTGGGTTGAAGTCTGTTTCTTTAGGCAAGCAACTTCACTCTTTGATATTAATTTCTGGTTGTTCCTCAGAAAAGTTCATTTCCAACCATCTCCTCAACCTCTACTCAAAATTTGGGGAGCTTAGAGCCGCTGTAGCTTTGTTTGATCGAATGCCCAGGAGGAACATCATGTCATGTAACATCATGATCAAGGCCTATCTTGAAATGGGCAACATCGAGAGTGCAAGGAacctgtttgatgaaatgcctgaGAGAAATATTGCCACGTGGAATGCGATGGTAACGGGTTTGGCCAAGTTTGAAATGAATGAGGAGTCTTTAGTCTTCTTTTCGAGAATGAATGAGTTAGGGTTAATGCCAGATGAGTACTCATTGGGTAGTGTGCTCAGGGGATGTGCTCATCTAGGAGCTTTGTTTGCTGGCCAACAGGTTCATGCCTATGTTATGAAATGTGGGTTTGAGTTAAATTCGGTTGTTGGATGCTCTTTGGCTCATATGTATATGAAAGCTAGAAGCATGGACGATGGGGAGAGAGTTATCAATTGGATGCCAGATTACAATTTGGTTGCTTGGAATACACTTATGGCTGGAAAAGCTCAAAAGGGGTCCTTTGGGGGAGTTCTGGATCAATACTGTATGATGAAAAAGGCAGGTTTTAGACCAGACAAGATTACTTTTGTGAGTGTGATTAGCTCGTGTTCGGAGTTAGCTATCCTTGGTCAAGGGAAGCAAATTCATGCTGAAGCAATCAAAGCAGGAGCTAGTTATGAAGTTTCTGTAGTTAGTTCATTGGTTAGTATGTACTCTAGATGTGGATGTTTGCAAGAGTCTTTCAAATCTTTTCTGGAATGCAAAGAGCGAGATGTTGTGTTATGGAGTTCAATGATCGCTGCTTATGGGTTTCATGGTCAAGGAGAAAAAGCCATCAAACTTTTCAATCAAATGGAACAAGAAAATATGCCCGTAAACGAGGTCACTTTCTTGAGCTTGCTTTATGCTTGTAGTCATTGTGGAATGAAGGATAAAGGACTTGATTTCTTTGATATGATGGTGAAAAAGTATGGACTCAAGGCTAGACTAGAACATTATACTTGTGTGGTTGACCTACTAGGGAGGTCTGGCCGTTTGGAGGAGGCAGAGGCAATGATACGATCCATGCCTGTAAAAGCAGACGCAATTATATGGAAGACATTATTATCTGCGTGTAAACTCCACAAGAATGCCGAAATTGGAAGAAGAGTTGCTGCAGAAGTTCTTACGATCGATCCTCAAGATTCAGCTTCATATGTTCTACTTGCCAACATTTATTCTTCAGCTAAGAGATGGCAAAATGTTTCTGAGGTAAGGAGAGCCATGAAAGACAAGATGGTGAAGAAAGAACCAGGCGTAAGTTGGGTAGAAGTGAAGAATCAGGTTCACCAGTTTCATATGGAAGATATTTCTACTCATCTTGGAGACTTTCATAGTTGAACAATAACAAGGCATCGAAAGCATTTTCCATAAGGGCATCCTTGGGGGAAAGGCAACAAGAAGGGAGAAGGGGGTTTCTGAAATTATTGCTTGGAAATGAGGGAGTTGGATTACAGTACTCTATGAATTTGAATTACTCTGAAAGAAGGAATTACAGTTGACCGCACATGCTCGTGTGACTGCACAGTTGGATTCATAGAgttaataatgtttttgaatTACAGTACTATATGGATTTGAATTACTCTGAAAGAAGGAAGCCGTTACAGTCTGATGTTCACTTTCCTGGTGAGCCATTTTCCTTTAGTTTATCTTCTGAGATTAATTAGTTTCTAATCCCAATTATGATTTTGTAACACACCAGTTTCGATTCTTAGTAAATATGTATTCATTTATGCTTCTTTTTTGAGTGCGAAAATCCAATTATTCGGTTCTTGTACATTATTTGATTAATCTGTGATTCATCTTCATTGACATATGTTTTGCATCTTGCATTGATTAGTTGTCAGTAGAATATACATAATTCACGACTGTCATAACCATGAGTGTGTTGTTTGCTGCCAAACGTGGTTCTAAtatgtgttttttattcttgCATGCATTTCTTGCTATTAGATCAcgtctttcattctttttcttcattttagattTGTTCCAATCATTGCATACACATTCTGGACATTCACTTCATTGAAACATTTTACCAAACAGTTTGGTAAAACCTGTCTTTTATTCATACATTTCGTCAAACAGATTTGAAATTCATTCATATGCATTGTTTTAGGTCACTATATCCTTGAATAGAATTATTGGTGAATGTTGGGTGCAAACGCATTGAAGGTTAACAGGTCATTTATTCTCTGGCACcatttaatcaattttagttATTGAGGATCACAAGGACTACTTAATTCAAAATTAGTTCTTGCGttactttctaataaatttttgcatcataaaaattataaaatccaTACATCAATAAGGGGGACAACTTGTTACATTTGGAACATATAATGCTGTACTACTAATCTAttttggtgattttttttttgtataattagCTTTAGCTTAACGGTGCTTttacttacttttttttctttaggtAAATATGGTTTTATAAAGCACCTGATACAagtttcttttcaaaattatctcAGCTTAAGGATGATATTGAGTTGAAAAtaagaatgattttattattttcattcatatgaATTATATTCTCCTTTTATCTATTTGTAGCAATATCTAATCTTCTAAAATAGGAAAATAGGGaaataatatactaaaaaataatttagaagatCATAcatctattttctctaattaagaagattctatagatattttctctaattaagaagatatattttctctaattacaataCTCTCCCTCAAGTtcgtaaatgaatatcaatcattcccaacttgcctacaagatcttgaaatctaccCGAAAGGAGctcttttgtaaaaatatttgctATATGAAGTTCTTTAGGAACATGAGTTGTATTCACAAAGCTTCTGTCtagattatctttgatgaaatgtctgtcaATCTCAATTTGTTTGGTCTTGTCATGTTGTATTGGATTATGGGCTATGTTCATGGCAGACTTATTGTCACAGTGTAGTTGCACAGGGTTATTGTTAGGGTATAAGGTGAGAGGTAATAATAAGGgttggaaagtatatgagaaGTAGAAGAAAGGTAGGAGGGAAGTGAGGTCGAACTATATTGACCTTaaaggccgaacggtagaaggcaTGGAAAGGTTAGGCCGAATGGTGGACAAAAGGGAACGGTCAGGCCGAACGGGGGACAAGAACAGGCCGAATGGGAGAGTGACCAGGCCGAACGGTAGGAGGCAAAgagcgaccaggccgaacgATAGGAGGCAGGGAGTgaccaggccgaacggtgggaGGCAGGGAGCGACCAAGCCGAACAATGGGAAGCAGGGGAGGAACTGAGTCGAACGGTTGAAGAATCACCATCTTAACTACGCAACAGTTAGGGTGGGCGAGAGCTAATTATAGTAAAAGAAGCCACACTAGGAGAGAATATtcaatataagttaattagagtaaataaatatatatcctagggaaatattcaatataagatatttataattaaggatatatgcTAGGATAATATACAGggggatatttatattaaatatagggatatttatattaaatgcagatatattctagggaaatatttagtaagagatgggcgggaaataattagtataaataaagctagagtctAGGGTTAAGGggatgcttttgattattgagttttgtaaaggaggttatgctctAGAATAGTTGatggaggttatgctcccaattattagaaataattgacggaggttatgctcccaattattgtttgttttctatttgaTTAAGTTAttcttatcaataaaaaatgtttattcattCATCTTCTATTATTCTTTGTCTGTGAGAGATTGTTCTAGTTACGTTCCATACTCGGATACGTAACAGTTATCCACCttgactttaagatcatccaaaatgattttcatctagagtccttcacacattccttgaggAAGAACTAAAAATTCAACTTCTACAGTAGAACGAGATactctatcttgctttttgctCCTCCATGTTACCAGACTTTCTCCAGGAAACACATAGTACCCAGAAGTAGATTTTCTATCAGTAATAGAACTTGCATAATCAGCATCAATATACATTTTCATAGTCAATGTGTCTTCCCTTTTGAATAATAGTCCCTTTCctggacttgacttcaagtattggagaattttgtcaaTTGCTTGCATGTGTTTCTCTCTTGGATCATGTATAAATTGGCTTAGTACACTAACTGCATAAGCAATGTCTagtcttgtgtgtgatagataaatcaattttcctaccAATCTCTAACATTGGGCCttttgatgacaaatttatgaacaccgaaaaacggcgccacaaacttgtttaaccctcggcaagtgtgactgaatcgtatcaagtaataaactcgataagaccaagtatcgttctcccaaacgactcacggcctagttagttatatgatttgttgattatttaagacttgtgaacaattgattgtaagttttaaatgcaaaagacaataattaaacatgtatgcatgaatttgatcaatggaaaagaggaaatcaaacactttaatgtattagatggatgagtatgttgttggggtaatcaatttcatcttatccactctcatatactttaggaattcatcattcttttcatcaatgttaatgacactctctaaatcacattgcaagaaggcctatccttaattacgagttcatacaattcctagcatccctaataattaattctaaagtgcagaagcttaacggcaaccaaccctcatattcctatgtctgggcaatatgctattgggagaaattccccggatctacatttccccgtacgttcctatatcgacaaaatcaataatcatggcattgaatgagttaaacaatgcaagctttaagcaaggaggaaaaatcctaactaatgatgaaagaaagcatgtatcttaaaataagatgttaaaacacaaattccccaacaacaatacaaggtttagttcaccatattcatggtgaaactagatgaacaataatgaaagaatgaaaaatagaaccctagaaagatgagaaggtagccttagcatccaagatcttcctccaatgggtggaaaggtgtgtgtttacTTCATCTCCAACcgaagatacaaaccctaggaagtcctaaagcttatatactattcgtaatattacagaaaagtgggcctaagcccaaaataccaccgctcagtggtaaactgccgctcagcggtactagcgcaaagtcaattttcccctcagctgcattttcacccctcagcggagccaacgggtgttcctgagtgccgctcagcggtaaactgccgttgagTGGTACTTACGACTTcgccttttgcactttttgagttcttttctgattccatctctatccttctccacttctttcaccaaattcaccttaaaacctgcataaaacactgaaatcaagcataaacctgtccagctctcttatttccaaaaatatgaacaaaagcatgattccaagctagtttctaagtgttaaagattgcttttagtatcaattttaagcatgaaaataacagtttctcaattgttatcacaaccccaaacttagaactttgcttgtcctcaagcaaacaagatgtaactcaatcttctaccaatcaatacaatggtttactccattcaaaaatcctcttttcaagataagtaaaaacttcaattaagctcatgacaaagacttcaatcaagacatacacatgctttagtgttcacaaagtcacttaatatccaacaaatgctatttttcatgaatgatcaatcaactaagcatggatgttcatgtgctcatggaatatttcctcactaagtaaagtgtttcactcaaatacaagtgtat
This sequence is a window from Vigna angularis cultivar LongXiaoDou No.4 chromosome 2, ASM1680809v1, whole genome shotgun sequence. Protein-coding genes within it:
- the LOC108328295 gene encoding pentatricopeptide repeat-containing protein At2g41080, with protein sequence MFHARSSLVFLVPVFFRGCVCVFVLTSFPNCNLWLLHKSTCKMTTFRKAKKQFATLCSRGHVREAFESFVSKIWAEPRLFSNLLQACIGLKSVSLGKQLHSLILISGCSSEKFISNHLLNLYSKFGELRAAVALFDRMPRRNIMSCNIMIKAYLEMGNIESARNLFDEMPERNIATWNAMVTGLAKFEMNEESLVFFSRMNELGLMPDEYSLGSVLRGCAHLGALFAGQQVHAYVMKCGFELNSVVGCSLAHMYMKARSMDDGERVINWMPDYNLVAWNTLMAGKAQKGSFGGVLDQYCMMKKAGFRPDKITFVSVISSCSELAILGQGKQIHAEAIKAGASYEVSVVSSLVSMYSRCGCLQESFKSFLECKERDVVLWSSMIAAYGFHGQGEKAIKLFNQMEQENMPVNEVTFLSLLYACSHCGMKDKGLDFFDMMVKKYGLKARLEHYTCVVDLLGRSGRLEEAEAMIRSMPVKADAIIWKTLLSACKLHKNAEIGRRVAAEVLTIDPQDSASYVLLANIYSSAKRWQNVSEVRRAMKDKMVKKEPGVSWVEVKNQVHQFHMEDISTHLGDFHS